AAGGCAAGGAACGGGAAAATGGACGTAACGCCAAAAACCTGAAAGAGTCCCTGTATAAAGCAGAGAAAAACCACGATCACGAGCTTCCTGCGCCCAAAAGGCTTCGCCAGTTCATAGCTACGCCGAATGAGATCAATGTGATTCTGGAGGAAACGTGGCATGAAGCGAGTGGCAAAAAGGTGAATGATAGGGACTTGAGAACCTGATGTAAAATGAGTAATTGCTCTGTCCCAATTGAGATTCTGTCTGTTATCCAATTATCAAAACCGTTGTTAGCCCCCCTTAAATGAATTCCAGTTTGGCCAGACCTTTTTCGGCAGCATATTCGATAATATTAATTCCCGGAAATTCTGCTCTGAGCTGCCGGAGGCATTCCTGTTCATTACCGCGCGCTGCATCGTCCAGAAAAATCGCTCCGCCCTTTATCAAATGCGTCGTTGCCCAGCGAAGGGGAACAAGCCGTGTAAGCAAGCCATTCGTGAATGGCGGCCCATCGATGAGCGCCAAATCAATAGAACAGTCAGGCAACGACGTTAGATCATAACTGCTACATGTCGGGCTCATGGCGACGAGTGGAGCGAGAGCGAATGTTATCACATCTGTTACATTGCAGGCTTTGGCTTGGCGTTGAATTGCGCCCAAATATCCACTATCATGTTCAACGCTGACAAGCCGACCACCACGTTGCTTGAGGACAGTTGCGAGAATGATGGTGGATTGTCCGCTTCCGAATTCGATAACCGTTGGAGATTCGCGTTCCTGGAGATCAGCAAGTATCCATGCCATCGCGTCGGGCGAGATGGCCCATCCCCGCATCGGACGAAGCACGCTGCTCCCCTGCATGGCATTCTGAATCTGGATAAGTCCAGCGAATTGATTATAGAGTTGATTTAACTCTTCTTTGCGAGCCAAGCCCGCGAAAAGCCGGTTTCGTATTTTACGAAGCAGTCGTCTCATGAGTTTATGTTCGTATTCCAGCGCAACTCTTGATGCCGCGAATACTGGTGACCTGCCGGGTGATTTTTTTCAGTAATTCAAAATCGAGCTTGCTCCCAGGCAATACCCAGATTGCCAGTATATAAACTGTCATAAAAAGTATAGCTGATACGGCAAGCCCCTGAACAGGCATAAGCTCGCCCCAAACCGGTTGCCACACTCGACATCCTGCTACTGCAATGACACTGGCAATGAATGGTCGAAATATACATGTCGAAAAATCTTTAAGGCAAAGTGGAGTTCCTCTAAACGTCCAGGCAAGAATAGGGTATGCTGTAATATAGGTTACTACCGCATATCCTGCGGCTACACCTATTGCGCCCCAGTGAAGCCCTATGGAGAACCCGATAATACTGCAAACTGCATTAAAGAAGCCCAGTTGCAGATAGCGTTTTCCCATCCCCCTGCTAAGTACTACCATCCCCCATAAAGTAATTACAGGTTGCACGAATCCAACTGTCGCGAGGATAGCGAAGATCGGGACTATACCAATCCACTGTACACCAAGAGCGAGAACTATAACGGGTTTTGAAGCCACAAACAAAAAAGCCGAGAAAGGCATCGAAACCAATGCGAGAAACGTAGTGACTTTTCGATAGTAGTCTCGGAAAGCGTCCGACTGATTCTGCAATCGACTCATCGCCGGAAAGCCCACGGCATTGATCGGTCCCCGCAAGGTATTGATTGGAAGCATTAATAGAGAGTATGCGCGGCTATAGAGCCCCAATGCGTCCGCGCCCCAGAATTTGCCGATCAAGATGTTGTCGAGATTCCGATGAAAATAATTCACAAAATCGAAGGCCGTAATGTTCGCACCGAACTTAAGCATGGAGCGTATGCCCACACCTCGCGTCCAGAGGCCGGGGCGAAAGGGTGACAGGGCAAAAAGCAGCAGGGTGGTGACAATGCCTCCGGTAATGCTTCCCCACGCCAGCGCCCAATAACCCTGTCCGTGCAGGGCCAGGATGATGGAAACGCCTAATCCCGCGAGGGCTCCGGCAATGCCGGTGACAGCCCGGCGGCCGAATTGCAGTTCCCGCTGCATAAGCGCCCCGTGCTGGGTGCCGAGACTGCCGATAAGAAAGGTGGTCGAGAGCAGCAGGGTAAGCGGTATGAGTTCGGGTTTGCCATAAAACCATGCCACCAGAGGCGAAGACGCCGCCAGCGCACTTGTCAGCAGAATCCCCATGCCGACATTGAGCCAAAACAGATTGCTCATTTGGGCATGCGTAAGCGTTCCTTTCTGGATGGCGGCGGCAGAGAGTCCGAGGTCGCGAAAAAGGCCGGCAAAGGAAGTAACGGCTATCACCATCGCCATGACTCCGTAGTCGTCTGGCGAGAGCAGCCGGGCCAGCGTAACAGTGGAGGCAAGTTGGATGGCGATGCTGATCCCCTGGGCTCCAAAGGTGACCATGCCGCCGCGCACCGATTTGCGCTTGAGGTCGGCCATGTCGATGGCCGGGGACACTGAAGATATATCTGTAGGAGGAGCCGGATCTGCCATTTTCTTTGACGTTTTCAGTGGGGGAGAACGAAGTGAGCTTGAAGACGCGGCAGCGACAGGAGCGCGGGCATCCTGCCTGCGGACTGGGGGGCATGGACGACTCGTCCATGCGTTTGCGTGGCACGGGCGACCCGCCCGTGCTTCGCGGAGCCATCGCCCGAAAACATGGGCGAGTCGCCCATGCCACGCAATCCACACGGGCAGGATGCCCGTGCCCCTTTTCACACCGAATACGTCGAAGATCCTTTCATATATTTTGTTTCACCAATGGAACCGCTTGTGGTGCCCGCGAGCGGGAAGGAGACTGCGTCCGACTGGCGAGGGCGTCGCAAGCGACGCCCCTACAAAAGGCACCTGGGCTTCGCTCGGAATTTTTCCGAGCTTGTGACTTTGGTCGCCCGGAGGGCGCCCGACCAAAGCCAGCCCTGCGGACCATCGCCTCCGGCGATGCCATCGTCGCGCTCGTCGCCCCGGAGGGGCTCAGCTCGGTTTTCAACCGAGCTTCGCCCCGTCACGTCACCGGGACGTGACCTGCTTGAGAATAAACTGGTGTGCGGTGAAAGCCGCATGAAAGGGTTAACAGCGCAGGCGCGCCTGTGTGCGTCCGGCGGCGGGGAGGCCGCCGCTCCGGTAAACCGAAGCAGGCGTCGGGATAGCCACCCCTGTGTGAAGAGGGTTTTTCCCGACTCCGGTCGCATCCCGGTGCTTCGCGGTTGCTGGAAGGGTCGCTACCATGGTGCCGTGCCCTCAGCCACTCCTGGCCGCCAGTTGTCCCTCCTTGTAGTAGGAAGAATAATGTTTCGACCCATAGTATCCGTAACCGGAATAGTAGGCGGCGCTCCCGCGCCCCGACGGCATCATGTTGAGCACGATGCCGGGCATCTCCAGGCCCGTTGACCGGAAACGCTCCGTCACCCGGTGCACCTGCGGACGGGATACATGATTGAAGCGCACGACATAAACGAGCTCGCTGGCAAAGGGAACCAGATCGAAGGCATCGGGAAAAATGCCGGCGGGCGGCGTGTCGATGACCAGGATATCGAATTCGCGCCGGGCCTGTTCGAAGAGGCCCTTCAGTTTTTCGTTGTCGAGGAGTTCGCTGATGCGGCGGCTCGTCCCTCCGGCGCGAAGCACAAACAGGTTTGGCGCCGGGCGGAGCAGATCGAGATCGGGATCATTCGCGAGCGGACCTCCGGATTTTCCCCCCTTGTCCAGCCAGCGCAGCAGACCGTGCGTATTGGGGGCATCGG
This genomic stretch from Termitidicoccus mucosus harbors:
- a CDS encoding class I SAM-dependent methyltransferase — protein: MARKEELNQLYNQFAGLIQIQNAMQGSSVLRPMRGWAISPDAMAWILADLQERESPTVIEFGSGQSTIILATVLKQRGGRLVSVEHDSGYLGAIQRQAKACNVTDVITFALAPLVAMSPTCSSYDLTSLPDCSIDLALIDGPPFTNGLLTRLVPLRWATTHLIKGGAIFLDDAARGNEQECLRQLRAEFPGINIIEYAAEKGLAKLEFI
- a CDS encoding lipopolysaccharide biosynthesis protein — translated: MADLKRKSVRGGMVTFGAQGISIAIQLASTVTLARLLSPDDYGVMAMVIAVTSFAGLFRDLGLSAAAIQKGTLTHAQMSNLFWLNVGMGILLTSALAASSPLVAWFYGKPELIPLTLLLSTTFLIGSLGTQHGALMQRELQFGRRAVTGIAGALAGLGVSIILALHGQGYWALAWGSITGGIVTTLLLFALSPFRPGLWTRGVGIRSMLKFGANITAFDFVNYFHRNLDNILIGKFWGADALGLYSRAYSLLMLPINTLRGPINAVGFPAMSRLQNQSDAFRDYYRKVTTFLALVSMPFSAFLFVASKPVIVLALGVQWIGIVPIFAILATVGFVQPVITLWGMVVLSRGMGKRYLQLGFFNAVCSIIGFSIGLHWGAIGVAAGYAVVTYITAYPILAWTFRGTPLCLKDFSTCIFRPFIASVIAVAGCRVWQPVWGELMPVQGLAVSAILFMTVYILAIWVLPGSKLDFELLKKITRQVTSIRGIKSCAGIRT